From Leptolyngbya subtilissima AS-A7, one genomic window encodes:
- the ptsP gene encoding phosphoenolpyruvate--protein phosphotransferase — MINLTPEDVRLKATAHSKKDAIRQVGELLVNRARIQPGYVDSMQMRETQANTYLGNSIAIPHGQPAQRDLIVTTGIAVLQIPAGVEWNPGEVVRLVVGIAAKSDEHLQILTNLTHVLDDPAAVQALVDTEDAQVICDRLTGKSSSSSKGLDTEGFDQFFDVTIDAPTGLHARPATVFADLAKSFSAEVRVRYGDQVANGKSLMSLLKLGVERDGMVRVLAKGSDATQALNALQQAVEDGLEEEEEVAASPALKLPALELESRALSGVAASPGLAIAPLHRFHRTKLEFAETASDPISEQDRLRDAIALADIDLTDLYAAIKERSGKAKAAIFQAHREFLADPELQQEALNRIPPNHSAPWAWQQVIETKAKELEALADPVLSGRAADVRDVGQRVLARLVGGGEAGSALPDHPVILIADDLTPSDTAGLDPERIQGFCTAAGGATSHTAIIARSLNIPAVAGAGNGVMELREGAIAILDGDQGQLYPNPTEGDLEKARQAQAERAQLRDVEQQTRFQPAITTDGHRIEVVANIGGPAEAAPAVNAGGEGVGLLRTEFLFLNRTAPPSEEEQYDALRQMTEALNGLPLIVRTLDIGGDKHVPYLNQPAEENPFLGIRGVRLCLERTDLFETQLRAILRAARGGYIRIMFPMIATLEDIRAAKTVLESVRAAIDGPPVEIGMMVEVPSAVLMAAEFAQEVDFFSVGTNDLTQYLLAMDRGHPTLAKQADALHPAVLRAICQTVQGAKLAGKWVGVCGGLAGEPQGAMILAGLGVKELSMDIPSIPKVKARLRGASMKQMKRLAQKAIACRTAEEVRAL, encoded by the coding sequence ATGATTAACCTAACGCCGGAGGATGTGCGGCTGAAGGCCACTGCCCACAGCAAAAAAGACGCGATTCGGCAGGTGGGAGAGCTGTTGGTTAACCGTGCTCGCATTCAGCCGGGCTACGTGGACAGCATGCAGATGCGGGAGACCCAAGCCAACACCTACCTGGGTAACAGCATCGCCATTCCCCACGGACAGCCCGCTCAGCGCGACCTGATTGTGACGACAGGCATTGCGGTGCTGCAAATTCCCGCCGGGGTGGAGTGGAACCCCGGCGAGGTAGTGCGTTTGGTAGTGGGTATTGCGGCGAAGTCGGATGAGCACCTGCAGATTCTCACCAACCTGACCCACGTGCTAGATGACCCGGCGGCGGTGCAGGCGTTGGTAGATACGGAGGACGCCCAGGTAATTTGCGATCGCCTCACCGGTAAGTCATCCTCCAGCAGCAAAGGGCTCGACACTGAAGGCTTTGACCAGTTTTTTGATGTCACCATTGATGCGCCGACGGGTCTGCATGCTCGGCCCGCCACCGTGTTTGCGGATTTGGCGAAATCCTTTAGTGCCGAGGTGCGGGTGCGCTACGGCGACCAGGTGGCCAACGGCAAAAGCCTGATGTCGCTGCTGAAACTGGGGGTTGAGCGAGATGGCATGGTGCGGGTGTTGGCTAAGGGCAGTGATGCCACTCAAGCGCTGAACGCTTTGCAGCAGGCGGTGGAAGACGGGCTGGAGGAAGAAGAGGAAGTAGCGGCCAGTCCGGCTTTGAAGCTACCGGCGTTGGAGCTAGAAAGTCGTGCTCTGTCTGGGGTGGCGGCGTCGCCAGGGCTGGCGATCGCGCCCTTGCACCGTTTCCACCGTACCAAGCTAGAGTTTGCCGAAACCGCTAGTGACCCAATCTCAGAGCAGGATCGGCTGAGGGATGCGATTGCCCTCGCCGACATTGATCTTACCGACCTCTACGCCGCCATCAAAGAGCGATCGGGCAAGGCTAAGGCCGCGATCTTTCAGGCCCACCGGGAGTTTTTGGCTGACCCCGAGCTTCAGCAGGAGGCACTGAACCGAATTCCGCCCAACCACAGCGCGCCCTGGGCTTGGCAGCAGGTAATCGAAACCAAGGCAAAAGAATTAGAGGCGTTAGCCGATCCGGTCTTGTCGGGTCGGGCAGCAGATGTGCGGGATGTGGGACAGCGGGTGCTGGCGCGGCTGGTGGGCGGTGGTGAGGCTGGATCAGCTCTGCCGGATCATCCTGTAATTTTGATTGCTGATGACCTGACGCCTTCAGATACTGCCGGGCTGGATCCGGAGAGAATTCAAGGATTCTGCACGGCGGCGGGCGGGGCGACCAGCCACACAGCGATTATTGCGCGATCGCTCAACATTCCTGCGGTGGCTGGGGCAGGTAATGGAGTGATGGAGTTGCGGGAGGGTGCGATTGCTATCCTCGATGGCGACCAGGGCCAGCTTTACCCCAACCCGACCGAAGGAGATTTGGAGAAGGCACGGCAGGCTCAGGCAGAACGCGCCCAACTGCGCGATGTGGAGCAGCAAACCCGGTTCCAGCCTGCTATCACCACCGATGGCCACCGCATTGAGGTGGTCGCCAATATCGGCGGACCAGCGGAAGCCGCCCCGGCTGTGAATGCCGGGGGCGAAGGGGTGGGGCTACTGCGGACGGAATTTCTGTTTCTCAACCGCACCGCGCCCCCCAGCGAAGAGGAGCAGTATGATGCGCTGCGCCAGATGACCGAAGCCCTCAACGGCCTGCCGCTGATCGTGCGCACGCTGGATATTGGCGGTGACAAGCATGTGCCCTACCTGAACCAGCCCGCTGAAGAGAATCCCTTCCTCGGTATTCGCGGCGTGCGGCTGTGCCTGGAGCGCACCGATCTGTTTGAGACTCAGCTGCGGGCAATTCTGCGGGCGGCTCGTGGCGGCTACATCCGCATCATGTTCCCCATGATTGCCACGCTGGAAGACATTCGCGCCGCTAAGACGGTGCTGGAGTCAGTGCGAGCGGCGATCGATGGGCCGCCCGTAGAAATCGGCATGATGGTCGAGGTGCCCAGCGCCGTGCTGATGGCGGCGGAATTTGCCCAGGAAGTCGACTTCTTCTCGGTGGGTACCAACGACCTGACCCAGTACCTCCTGGCGATGGATCGGGGTCATCCCACCCTGGCCAAGCAGGCCGACGCTCTGCATCCTGCCGTGCTGCGGGCAATTTGTCAGACCGTGCAGGGGGCCAAGTTGGCTGGTAAATGGGTCGGTGTCTGCGGTGGTTTAGCCGGAGAGCCCCAGGGGGCAATGATTCTCGCCGGGCTGGGGGTGAAAGAGCTGAGCATGGATATCCCCAGCATCCCGAAAGTCAAAGCACGGCTGCGGGGAGCGTCGATGAAGCAGATGAAGCGGCTAGCTCAAAAAGCGATCGCCTGTCGCACCGCTGAGGAGGTGAGGGCGCTATGA
- a CDS encoding ABC transporter ATP-binding protein, whose translation MQDIQIEPVLTVEAVPEVLQADAKGVSLRDVTKKYGSFAAVQNITLDISAGSYTCLLGPSGCGKTTTMRMIAGHEDISEGDIYIGETRINDIPATQRNTAMMFQNYALFPHKTVWDNVDFGLKMGGMTKAERQHRVGEMLEVVGLSGFSDRKPAQLSGGQQQRVALARALVTRPQVLMLDEPLSALDESLRVKTRGELRKLQRQFGMTFIQVTHNQDEAYSLSDQIVVMDHGRVDQVGTPAEIFSKPLSKFVARFTGDNNIFPGTVTSAVQDTDGQLIQLDIPSLGTLLCLGDYAQVGTEAACCIRADLMQIKSLADAETSVCGPATNRLTARITAVEFTGYVTRVSLVLERSGVEVLYKARTPDWLTTTFIEGQVVVLDWAAADCVFLPH comes from the coding sequence ATGCAAGACATTCAAATTGAACCTGTGCTTACCGTTGAGGCAGTGCCTGAGGTCCTTCAGGCAGACGCTAAGGGTGTTTCCCTACGAGATGTGACCAAGAAATACGGCTCGTTTGCAGCGGTTCAAAACATTACTCTTGATATTTCCGCCGGTTCATATACCTGCTTGCTAGGCCCTAGCGGCTGTGGCAAAACCACCACCATGCGCATGATCGCGGGCCACGAAGATATTTCTGAGGGCGACATCTATATCGGTGAAACGCGCATCAACGACATTCCCGCCACTCAGCGCAACACCGCCATGATGTTTCAAAACTACGCGCTGTTCCCCCACAAAACCGTGTGGGACAACGTCGATTTTGGTCTCAAAATGGGCGGCATGACCAAAGCCGAGCGGCAGCACCGCGTCGGCGAAATGCTGGAGGTGGTGGGGTTGAGTGGGTTTAGCGATCGCAAACCCGCCCAGCTCAGCGGTGGTCAGCAGCAGCGGGTCGCCCTCGCTCGCGCCTTAGTCACTCGCCCCCAGGTGCTCATGCTCGACGAGCCCCTCAGTGCCCTCGACGAATCGCTGCGGGTGAAAACTCGCGGCGAGCTGCGCAAGCTTCAGCGCCAGTTCGGCATGACCTTCATTCAGGTCACCCACAACCAAGACGAGGCCTACTCCCTCTCCGACCAGATTGTGGTCATGGATCACGGCCGCGTCGATCAGGTCGGCACCCCCGCCGAGATCTTCTCTAAGCCTCTGTCCAAGTTTGTGGCCCGCTTTACCGGCGACAACAACATCTTCCCCGGCACCGTCACCAGCGCCGTGCAAGACACCGACGGCCAGCTGATTCAGCTCGACATTCCCTCCCTGGGCACCCTGCTGTGCCTCGGCGACTACGCCCAGGTAGGAACCGAAGCCGCCTGCTGCATCCGCGCCGACCTGATGCAGATCAAATCCCTCGCCGACGCCGAAACGTCAGTCTGCGGCCCGGCCACCAACCGCCTCACCGCCCGCATTACCGCCGTAGAGTTCACTGGCTACGTCACCCGCGTTTCCCTAGTGCTCGAGCGCAGCGGTGTAGAAGTGCTGTACAAAGCCCGCACCCCTGACTGGCTCACCACCACCTTTATTGAAGGGCAGGTGGTCGTACTCGACTGGGCCGCCGCCGACTGCGTTTTTCTGCCCCACTAG